GCCGACCGAGAGGGAGGCGGGGCAGTGGTACTTCCAGCGCTACGTGGCGCACCTCCCGGCCCGCGGCGAGATCGTCTTCTTCGACCGCTCCTGGTACAACCGGGCGGGCGTCGAGCGTGTGATGGGCTTCTGCACGGAGACCGAGTACCGGCAGTTCCTGGAGCAGACGCCGTTGTTCGAGCGTCTGCTGACCGACGACGGCGTGCTGCTGGTGAAGTTCTGGTTCTCCGTGTCCCGGGCGGAGCAGCGGACGCGTTTCGCGATCCGCCAGGTCGACCCGGTACGCCGCTGGAAGCTGTCGCCGACCGACCTCGCCTCGCTGGACCGCTGGGACGACTACACCGCGGCCAAGGTCGACATGTTCCGTGCCACCGACACACCGCACGCACCCTGGACGGTGGTCAAGAACAACGACAAGCGCCGGGGCCGGCTGGAGGCCATGCGCAGCCTGCTGGACCGCTGCGACTACCCGGCCAAGAACCTGGAGGCGGTGGGGCGGCCCGACCCGCTGATCGTGGGCGCCGCGGACACCCTGCTCGAAGCCGGTGAGGAACCGGTCGACCTCTCGCCGACCCCCCTGGCCGGACACGGCGACGGCCCCGGGACCCACCCGGACCGCACGGACTGACACCGGCGGGGCCCGCGCCGAATCCCTGCACCGGACGGACCGCCCTGCACCGGACCGGATCCGGGCACCGCCCGCCGGGCGCCCGCCCCGGTACGGCGGGCGCCCGGTGGGACGCGGTACGGATCAGTGCCTCAGCGGCGCCCGGAGCGCGGGATCCGACGCCGCCCGCCACGCCGAGGGGACCTCCTCCTGCCGTGCGTCGGCCCGCGCCCCCTCCCGGCCGTGCAGCAGCCCCCAGGTGAAGGCGGACTCTCCCGCCCCGTGGGCCGCCACCGCCAGCCCGCGCAGGGCGTCCTGGGCGACGACGGCGTCCTGGTGGTCACCGAGCACCTTCTGCACCGCCTTGGCACGCTTGCCCAGACGGGCGACGGGCTTGCCGAGTGCCGGACGCGCCACCTCCGCCGCGTAGCGGACCTTCTTGGCCGCCTTGCGTGCCTGGTGCAGCGCCACGTCGCGTGACGGCCCGGGCGGCAGCTCCAGCGCCCGGTCCATGCGCGCGGCGAAGCGGTCGTACTCCTTGAGGACGGCCTTGGCCGTGACCCGGCCCGGCTTGCCCCCGGCCTTCGCGCGCAGGGGCGGCCGCCGGACCAGGTCGTCCAGCGCGTCCAGCAGACGCACGTAGCGCGACGAGGCCAGGGCCTCGCGGGTGCGCGTCCGCGTCTCGTCGCCACCGGACACGTCCCACACCCGCAGCCGGGCGGCGACCGGACCGAGCACCAGATCGCCGGGCAGCTCGTCCAGGGCCGCGCCGATGCGTTCGCGCAGCACCTCCTGGTCCCGCGCCACCCCGAGCTCACCCGCCAGCCACCGCAGTTCCGCGCGGAGCGGATCGGTGGCCCGCCGGTCGAGCACGGACCGGTACGAGCGCAGACAGCTCCGCAGCCGACGGCACGTGACCCGCATCTGGTGCACACCATCGGGCAGGTCACGGCGGACCGCCGGGTCCAGTGCCACCAGCCTGGCGACCTGTTCGCGCAGGTACGCGAGCACATAGGAGCCCGAAGAGCCCGGGGCCGCCCCGGGCGAGGGGCGCGGCGCGGACTCGGGCTCCAGACCGGTCTCCCGCAGCGCCCGCACCAGCTTGGAAGGGCTGTCGGCCCGCGTGACGCCCTTCTTGCGCAGCTTCTTCTCCACCCGGTCGAGCAGGGTGGCGCTGGCGCCGTCGGCGAGCTCGACCTCCAGCTCGCTCCACTCGGCGTGGCCGCCGCCGGCCGACAGGGAGTCCGCGCGCACCTCGTCGAGGCTCAGCTCGGCGAGCACCGCGCCCTCGGTGTCGCGCAGGTGCCGCAGGGAGCGGGTCGACCGGATCCGCACGACCGGAAGCAGCCGGGCACCCCGGGTGCGGGAGAGGACCAGGTCGCTCAGCTCCTCGGGCACGTCGTCCGACAGCGGTGCCCGGACCTCCTCCCGGCTGTCGCCGCCGAGCGGCAGCTTGAGGTGCCAGCCGGCGTCCGCTCCGCCCGTCCGGCGGCGCAACGTCACCGACGCCCCGGCCAGCCGCAGATCCGCGGTGTCGTAGTAGACCGCGTCCAGTTCCTCGGGCCCGGCCGCCGTGACCGAGGCGACGGGGCCGACACCGGTGAGGTCCGGCAGCCCGTCGGCGCCGGAGGCGGCCGGCTCGTACTTTCGCTCTGTCTCGCGCTTCGACTGGCTCATGTGGTGAGCGTCGACACGATCCGCCGGATCAAACCCCCCACGCGCGGCCGACCGGAGCGATCCGGACGGGACGTTCTGTCAGCCGTTCGGGAGCCAGGGGCGCGGATCCGTGTAGAAACCGTCGAGCACGACCTCGAAGTGCAGGTGGGGGCCGGTGGACAGGCCGGTGGACCCGACCCGGCCGATCGGCGTTCCGGCCTCCACCGCCCGGCCCACGGCTGCGTCCAGGGACGACAGGTGGCTGTAGGTGGTCTCCAGCCGCTTGCCCTCGATGGTCCCGTGGTCGACCACGACCCGGTTGCCGTACGCGCTCGTGTACGCGGCGAACACGACGCGGCCCCGCCGGGCGGCGACGACCCGCGCTCCCTGGGGCGCCGCGAAGTCCACGCCCGTGTGCAGCTTGGTCACCCCGGTCAGCGGGTGCTCTCGCGAGCCGTAGGGCGAGGTGATGGTCAGCGGGCTCACCGGCGCGGCCGGCAGCACCCCCGTCGCCGTGCCCGCACCGCCGCCGGAGTCGGCCCGGTCGAGCGCCTCGTACCGCGGGAGCAGGGCCCGGACCTCGGCGAGGTAGGTCTCGGCCGCCGGCGGCACCCGTCCCGCCCCGGCCACGGCGTCCCGCCCCGTCGCGAACGCGGCGAGGGTGAGGTCCACCAGGTCCCCGTTGACCTTGCCCTCGGTGCGCAGTTCGGTGATGTCGTCCGCCAGGGAGCAGTCCCGTCGGCCGAGGGCCATGATGGCGTCCGCCGGGTCGTGCGGTGACGCCTCACCGCTGCCGTCGTCGTCCCGTCCCCAGGTCCGCCACTCGGCGTCGGTGAAGGCGGCGATGCCCTTCTGGCCGGAGAGGGCGTCGGTGTCGTCGCTCCAGCCCGAGAGCTGGTCGATCTGGGCGGCCAGCACGGACGGCGTGAGCACCGTGCAGGTGGAGGCCGCCTGGCGCAGCCACGGGACGTAGGAGGGGTCGATGCCGACCGAGGCCGCCCGGTCCGCGTCGGGTTCCTCGGGCCACGGCGACGGCAGGCCGCCGGTGAGCGCGAGGAAGGCGGCCACGCCGGTGACGGTGAGCAGCCCCGGGAGGAGCAGCAGGGTGAGGAGGAGCGGTCCGCGGCGCCTCCGCCTCCCGGCCCGCTCCGGCCGCTCTTCCCGGCCCGGCCCCGACCCCGCCCCCGGCGGCTGCGGCACCTGCTCCGGTCGCTCCGGGGGCCCTCCGTCCGTGGTGTCGGCGGCTTCCGCCACGGACAGCCGTTCGTCGTTCACCTGGGCGCTCGCCGGGACCTGGTACTCACGAAGGGACGCTAACGCCCCGCTTCGGGGACGTCAGGAGACCCCGAGGCAGAAGAAGCTGCCCGAACGGGCAGGGCCGGCGCCGTGTCCGACCGTCCGGGGCGGCCGCGGGCGTGACCGGTTCCCGGCGGTTCGGGACGGGCCGGGGCTGGCAGGCGGTGGGCCGGTCCGATAGCTTGCTCGTGCGGCCCCGCGTTCTCCCCCGTACGCGGGGCCGCACCAGTCCCCGGCGCCGGCCACCGGCGCCCGACCGGTCCGTCGACGAGCACCGTCCGGGCCGTCGACGAGCACCGTCCGGACGGTCGACGAGCACCGCCCGGTCCGGTCATGAGCACCGCCCGGCACACGCGTCGGGCGTCGGTCGGGACCACCACGCCGGTACGGCGGGCCCGTTGCGGGGCCCCGGCACGCGGCGGCGCTCATGGACTCCCGCCCCGGGGGCACCTGATCACCGTCTGAACTCCCGCCCCCGGGGCACCTGATCAGCGTCCGAGGGTGCGTCCGGCGCATCCGCCGCTTCCGGCGCGC
This region of Streptomyces ambofaciens ATCC 23877 genomic DNA includes:
- a CDS encoding M23 family metallopeptidase; the encoded protein is MNDERLSVAEAADTTDGGPPERPEQVPQPPGAGSGPGREERPERAGRRRRRGPLLLTLLLLPGLLTVTGVAAFLALTGGLPSPWPEEPDADRAASVGIDPSYVPWLRQAASTCTVLTPSVLAAQIDQLSGWSDDTDALSGQKGIAAFTDAEWRTWGRDDDGSGEASPHDPADAIMALGRRDCSLADDITELRTEGKVNGDLVDLTLAAFATGRDAVAGAGRVPPAAETYLAEVRALLPRYEALDRADSGGGAGTATGVLPAAPVSPLTITSPYGSREHPLTGVTKLHTGVDFAAPQGARVVAARRGRVVFAAYTSAYGNRVVVDHGTIEGKRLETTYSHLSSLDAAVGRAVEAGTPIGRVGSTGLSTGPHLHFEVVLDGFYTDPRPWLPNG
- the ppk2 gene encoding polyphosphate kinase 2, producing the protein MRVDERRPEKPILLSAEGTPVDTWRENHPYDRKVRRADYERQKRVLQIELLKMQRWVKETGQRVVVLCEGRDAAGKGGTIQRFTERLNPRGARVVALDKPTEREAGQWYFQRYVAHLPARGEIVFFDRSWYNRAGVERVMGFCTETEYRQFLEQTPLFERLLTDDGVLLVKFWFSVSRAEQRTRFAIRQVDPVRRWKLSPTDLASLDRWDDYTAAKVDMFRATDTPHAPWTVVKNNDKRRGRLEAMRSLLDRCDYPAKNLEAVGRPDPLIVGAADTLLEAGEEPVDLSPTPLAGHGDGPGTHPDRTD
- a CDS encoding CYTH and CHAD domain-containing protein; the encoded protein is MSQSKRETERKYEPAASGADGLPDLTGVGPVASVTAAGPEELDAVYYDTADLRLAGASVTLRRRTGGADAGWHLKLPLGGDSREEVRAPLSDDVPEELSDLVLSRTRGARLLPVVRIRSTRSLRHLRDTEGAVLAELSLDEVRADSLSAGGGHAEWSELEVELADGASATLLDRVEKKLRKKGVTRADSPSKLVRALRETGLEPESAPRPSPGAAPGSSGSYVLAYLREQVARLVALDPAVRRDLPDGVHQMRVTCRRLRSCLRSYRSVLDRRATDPLRAELRWLAGELGVARDQEVLRERIGAALDELPGDLVLGPVAARLRVWDVSGGDETRTRTREALASSRYVRLLDALDDLVRRPPLRAKAGGKPGRVTAKAVLKEYDRFAARMDRALELPPGPSRDVALHQARKAAKKVRYAAEVARPALGKPVARLGKRAKAVQKVLGDHQDAVVAQDALRGLAVAAHGAGESAFTWGLLHGREGARADARQEEVPSAWRAASDPALRAPLRH